The following proteins are co-located in the Gossypium hirsutum isolate 1008001.06 chromosome A02, Gossypium_hirsutum_v2.1, whole genome shotgun sequence genome:
- the LOC107945083 gene encoding uncharacterized protein codes for MAAFSTKLAKKHGLRSFSFPASSHPSTLRLEEELNKRRCRHGASSSNGETLCTGLFGLAELYICIEDLLNLPLTQQALAQHHNEQWQNALLDCSLKQLDLCSNTKDAVSSMKQSVRELQSALRRSKAGEQSIETNINSYITTRKIMKKEIANSLASLKQMDNIFGDFPRLEQHHHLAAVISLLREATVITASVFHALLSFLSPSSLKPKSSKWSLVSKLVQKGSTTCKDEREMNELDRADIVVSNILLQSSKEDSEETKIESAMVNLESLDAIFENLEDGLECLFRSLLHSRVSFLNILSH; via the coding sequence ATGGCTGCTTTCTCCACGAAGTTAGCGAAAAAACACGGTCTCCGGTCCTTCAGCTTCCCTGCTAGCTCACATCCGAGCACACTTAGATTGGAAGAGGAGCTGAATAAGCGTCGGTGTCGGCACGGTGCTTCATCGTCCAACGGTGAAACACTTTGCACTGGTTTATTTGGTCTAGCAGAGTTGTATATATGCATAGAGGATCTTTTAAATTTGCCACTCACTCAACAAGCTTTAGCTCAACATCACAATGAACAATGGCAAAATGCATTGCTAGATTGTTCATTAAAGCAATTGGATCTATGCAGTAACACGAAGGATGCCGTTTCTTCAATGAAACAAAGTGTTCGAGAGCTTCAATCGGCTCTCCGACGAAGCAAAGCCGGAGAGCAAAGCATTGAAACCAATATTAATAGTTACATTACCACTAGGAAGATTATGAAAAAAGAAATCGCGAATTCACTTGCATCATTGAAGCAAATGGACAACATATTCGGAGATTTTCCTCGGTTAGAACAACACCATCATCTCGCCGCGGTCATTAGTTTGCTTCGAGAAGCAACCGTGATCACCGCTTCCGTTTTCCACGCCCTTCTTTCATTCCTTTCTCCTTCGTCGTTGAAACCAAAGTCTTCGAAATGGTCATTGGTTTCAAAGTTAGTCCAGAAGGGTTCGACAACATGCAAAGACGAGCGGGAAATGAATGAGTTAGACAGAGCTGACATCGTGGTTAGCAACATATTACTGCAGAGCTCGAAAGAAGATTCCGAGGAAACGAAAATCGAATCCGCAATGGTAAATTTGGAATCTTTGGAtgctatttttgaaaatcttgAAGATGGCTTAGAGTGTTTGTTTAGGAGCTTGCTTCATAGTAGAGTTTCTTTCCTAAATATACTTTCTCATTAA